A single genomic interval of Deltaproteobacteria bacterium harbors:
- a CDS encoding DUF4292 domain-containing protein, whose protein sequence is MQRDGDPVAPVDHQPERDVRPQPKGGVGRVLVPVEEIEPDADVAPVGRAMQVGDADARPSRLERDRVTIGTDRLGGDDRPVPRRSGRSAGDGASGWGWLVRIGERGESGSQQGGDQRAGARHSVPPVKRARAIYPSLPPVATGSSVAFARSADTVRRRMPVFRSAARAVVGRMRLLAAFLLLAGCPMPQIVQGPPPDPGALYIEAKKAHGVPETLSCDAKAFVEAPENAGRYALHVSVKRPVSIRIEALTPMGDPAAVLVADQGRFALLDLRNNVFYRGPATPENLSRLIPAPLRDEELVALITGDIPELPGGRPDTAARDGDGYRLSMVSPRLRQEVMLGGDLRVVQVRRLDAAGALLWSVGLDEHDDSSGAQVPRLLRLLAPPGKIKVDLRLRNVIARKPPPSGAFLLGVPPGMKVEEVQ, encoded by the coding sequence ATGCAGCGCGACGGAGACCCGGTTGCTCCTGTTGACCACCAGCCGGAAAGGGACGTCCGCCCCCAGCCCAAAGGCGGTGTCGGTCGTGTTCTCGTACCCGTAGAGGAGATCGAACCGGATGCCGACGTCGCTCCGGTCGGACGTGCCATGCAGGTAGGAGACGCTGACGCCCGGCCATCCCGCCTCGAGCGCGATCGCGTCACGATCGGGACTGACCGTCTCGGCGGTGACGATCGACCAGTGCCCCGGCGCTCCGGCCGGAGCGCCGGTGACGGCGCGAGTGGGTGGGGATGGCTCGTCAGGATCGGCGAGCGCGGCGAAAGCGGTAGTCAGCAGGGCGGCGATCAGCGCGCTGGTGCGCGTCATTCGGTTCCTCCGGTGAAAAGAGCGCGCGCAATCTACCCGTCGTTGCCGCCGGTCGCTACCGGTTCCTCTGTTGCGTTCGCGCGATCAGCCGATACAGTTCGCCGACGCATGCCCGTGTTTCGTTCCGCTGCGCGCGCCGTCGTCGGGCGCATGCGCTTGCTTGCGGCATTCCTGCTGCTGGCCGGATGTCCAATGCCACAGATCGTACAAGGACCGCCCCCCGATCCCGGGGCGCTCTACATCGAGGCAAAGAAGGCCCACGGCGTGCCCGAGACGTTGTCCTGCGACGCGAAGGCGTTCGTGGAGGCGCCGGAAAATGCGGGCCGTTACGCGCTGCACGTCTCGGTCAAGCGCCCCGTTTCCATCCGCATCGAAGCCCTGACGCCGATGGGCGATCCCGCCGCCGTCCTGGTCGCCGATCAGGGTCGCTTCGCGCTGCTCGACTTGCGCAACAACGTCTTCTACCGCGGCCCGGCAACGCCCGAGAACCTCAGCCGGCTGATCCCGGCGCCGCTGCGCGACGAGGAGCTCGTGGCGCTGATCACCGGCGACATCCCCGAGCTTCCCGGCGGGCGGCCCGACACGGCGGCGCGCGACGGAGACGGGTACCGGCTCTCGATGGTTTCCCCGCGACTGCGCCAGGAGGTCATGTTGGGAGGCGATTTGCGCGTGGTCCAGGTGCGCCGGCTGGACGCGGCAGGCGCCCTGCTCTGGTCGGTGGGACTCGACGAGCACGACGATTCCTCGGGCGCGCAGGTGCCGCGGTTGCTGCGCCTTCTGGCCCCGCCGGGAAAGATCAAAGTCGACCTCCGGCTGCGCAATGTCATTGCGAGAAAACCGCCGCCATCCGGCGCTTTTCTGCTCGGCGTTCCCCCCGGGATGAAGGTCGAGGAAGTGCAGTAA
- a CDS encoding glycoside hydrolase family 28 protein, which produces MGLRGHASRVLDRRPPLASHLRRGLGCLRDLARADRGDARRHHDLRPRLADPSRPGPRRRRCGADPCAGGAAIVSGSGWSRRRILAAGTLGSAGAVIPGCVRSVSRPPPLPPPPGSTGSAAADAIVASTALPSIPAASYPIHGLRGDGRSDDTRAIQDAIDTCHGRGGGRVVVPAGEFLVGALRLRSRVGVHLDSAATLKFSDDPERYPLVQTRYEGLECVNHSPMIQASGETDVAITGSGRLDASATAAWNRGRNRAGVLEPLVARGVPPAHRIVAGRLRTAMVETVGCARVLIRGVTLAGSPFWQIHPTLCADVTVEGVTTTDSGPNSDGCDPESCERVVIRSCTFSCGDDNVALKSGRDEDGRRLGIPCRNVVIVGCQGEGRFGFITCGSEQSGGIENVFACSNRSFGRGVGHALWVKSNSRRGGYTRNVNMDGFRGRVLDAVAAVTMHYDGQSGAFPPAFDGIHLRNLAVESAGAVLDLDGLEDSRIRNFTLSRSAFADVGAADRVRNADVVRSDVTVNGVAL; this is translated from the coding sequence ATGGGCCTGCGCGGTCACGCTTCTCGGGTTCTGGATCGGAGGCCGCCGCTGGCTTCTCATCTTCGGCGGGGCCTGGGTTGCCTACGCGATCTGGCGCGAGCTGATCGAGGAGACGCTCGACGCCACCACGATCTCCGACCTCGCCTCGCGGATCCTTCCCGTCCTGGTCCTCGTCGCCGTCGATGCGGCGCGGACCCGTGCGCCGGCGGTGCAGCAATCGTGAGCGGTTCGGGATGGAGCCGTCGCCGGATCCTCGCCGCCGGGACCCTTGGCTCGGCCGGAGCGGTGATCCCGGGGTGCGTGCGTTCCGTCTCGAGGCCTCCACCCCTGCCGCCTCCGCCCGGTTCCACCGGCTCTGCCGCGGCGGACGCCATCGTCGCGAGCACGGCCCTGCCCTCGATCCCTGCCGCGAGCTACCCGATCCACGGCCTTCGCGGAGACGGCAGGAGCGACGACACACGCGCCATCCAGGATGCCATCGATACCTGTCACGGGCGCGGTGGCGGACGCGTGGTCGTGCCCGCGGGCGAATTTCTCGTCGGCGCCTTGCGGCTGCGCAGCCGCGTCGGGGTCCATCTCGACTCCGCCGCGACGCTCAAATTCTCGGACGACCCGGAACGGTATCCGCTGGTACAGACGCGGTATGAGGGACTCGAGTGCGTCAACCACTCTCCCATGATTCAGGCATCCGGGGAGACAGACGTCGCGATCACGGGCAGCGGAAGGCTGGATGCGTCGGCGACGGCGGCCTGGAACCGCGGCCGGAATCGCGCGGGAGTGCTGGAACCACTCGTCGCGCGCGGCGTTCCGCCCGCTCATCGCATCGTCGCGGGCCGGCTCCGCACCGCCATGGTCGAAACCGTCGGCTGCGCCCGCGTGCTCATCCGGGGCGTGACGCTGGCGGGATCTCCGTTCTGGCAGATCCACCCGACGCTCTGCGCGGACGTCACCGTCGAGGGCGTCACGACCACCGATTCCGGCCCGAACAGCGACGGCTGCGATCCGGAATCATGTGAGCGCGTCGTCATCCGCAGTTGCACGTTCTCCTGCGGCGACGACAACGTCGCCCTCAAGTCCGGGCGCGACGAGGACGGCCGCCGCCTCGGGATTCCCTGCCGCAACGTCGTCATCGTCGGTTGCCAGGGCGAGGGCCGCTTCGGCTTCATCACCTGCGGCAGCGAGCAGAGCGGCGGAATCGAGAACGTCTTCGCTTGCTCCAACCGGAGTTTCGGCCGCGGAGTGGGTCACGCTCTGTGGGTGAAGTCGAATTCACGGCGCGGCGGGTACACGCGCAACGTCAACATGGACGGTTTCCGCGGGCGCGTCCTCGACGCCGTCGCCGCGGTGACGATGCACTACGACGGGCAATCGGGCGCGTTTCCGCCAGCCTTCGACGGCATCCACCTGCGCAATCTCGCGGTCGAGAGCGCAGGCGCCGTCCTCGACCTGGACGGCCTGGAAGACTCCCGGATCCGCAATTTCACCCTCTCGCGGTCGGCGTTCGCCGACGTCGGCGCGGCCGACCGGGTCCGCAACGCGGACGTCGTCCGCAGCGACGTGACGGTCAACGGCGTGGCTCTCTAG
- a CDS encoding secretion system protein F: MASAAVFLLASGSVFFFALLSFDVLVKAFRQYELRYVARSVHDLGAMFLFIEPGQVVRLNLAVMLLLAACGGWLGGPLCAALAASAGFFAPGLAIASYRRRRIRRFESQLTEALHQMANALRAGLTLQQAIDQVGRDAAAPLRHEFGLFTREVKLGTALDDALAAMAGRVGSEDLNLVATSTAIARQLGGNMAEMFEAIAATIRERFRLEGKIAALTSQGKLQGVIVALLPLAVGVFLGSYRPDLVEPMFESAYGYLLVAAVVLLQGAGFLTIRRVVSVDV; encoded by the coding sequence ATGGCTTCCGCCGCGGTCTTCCTGCTCGCCTCGGGATCCGTGTTCTTCTTCGCGCTGCTCTCGTTCGACGTATTGGTGAAGGCCTTCCGGCAGTACGAGCTGCGGTACGTCGCTCGGTCCGTGCACGACCTCGGCGCCATGTTCCTGTTCATCGAGCCCGGCCAGGTCGTGCGACTGAACCTCGCGGTCATGCTCCTGCTGGCGGCGTGCGGCGGGTGGCTCGGCGGCCCCTTGTGTGCCGCGCTGGCGGCGTCAGCCGGGTTCTTCGCGCCGGGGCTCGCGATCGCCTCCTATCGCCGAAGACGGATCCGGCGGTTCGAGAGTCAGCTCACCGAAGCGCTGCACCAGATGGCAAACGCGCTTCGGGCCGGTTTGACCTTGCAGCAGGCCATCGACCAGGTGGGACGCGACGCGGCCGCGCCGCTGCGTCACGAGTTCGGCCTCTTCACCCGGGAGGTCAAGCTCGGCACGGCGCTGGATGATGCGCTCGCCGCCATGGCGGGGCGCGTCGGTTCCGAGGACCTGAACCTGGTTGCGACGTCGACGGCCATCGCCCGGCAGCTCGGCGGAAACATGGCGGAGATGTTCGAGGCCATCGCGGCCACCATCCGCGAGCGCTTCCGGCTCGAGGGGAAAATCGCTGCCCTCACCAGCCAAGGGAAGCTGCAGGGAGTGATCGTCGCTTTGCTCCCGCTGGCCGTCGGAGTCTTCCTCGGCTCGTATCGTCCCGACCTCGTCGAGCCGATGTTCGAGAGCGCGTACGGCTATCTGCTCGTCGCCGCCGTCGTGCTCCTCCAGGGAGCAGGCTTTCTCACCATCCGCCGCGTGGTCAGTGTCGACGTATGA
- a CDS encoding response regulator, whose amino-acid sequence MARVSRRRRERLRHYAIIRWRVERCITTAQALARCRSAILAGRRVAKCVSEAAHDRGAPQAAACVDRGRRCPSRLRGHAAIQRLSTFAPDVIVLDLMMPHMTGYDVLDWLKQNALAIPVVVATTEDDSQALDLGAAVKLTKPFTLEQLLDGVAVALAPA is encoded by the coding sequence GTGGCTCGCGTATCGCGACGACGTCGCGAGCGCCTGCGGCATTACGCGATAATCCGCTGGCGCGTCGAGCGCTGTATCACGACTGCGCAAGCGCTTGCGCGCTGCCGCTCCGCGATTCTCGCTGGACGTCGGGTTGCAAAATGTGTCAGTGAGGCAGCCCATGACCGCGGAGCACCCCAGGCCGCAGCGTGTGTTGATCGTGGACGACGATGCCCGTCTCGTCTTCGTGGACACGCGGCGATCCAGCGGCTGTCGACCTTCGCGCCGGACGTGATCGTGCTCGACCTGATGATGCCGCACATGACCGGCTACGACGTGCTCGACTGGCTGAAGCAGAACGCGCTCGCCATCCCCGTCGTCGTCGCGACCACCGAGGACGACTCGCAGGCCCTCGACCTGGGGGCTGCCGTCAAGCTCACGAAGCCCTTCACGCTCGAGCAACTTCTCGACGGAGTCGCGGTCGCGCTCGCGCCGGCGTAG
- a CDS encoding phosphohydrolase: MDFSLSGTVLTRDLFSADGRLVASRGEIVDLGRLKEVAATAPRNLRERPLFETTCAQSILEAFEVPSLQYLVGSENVRALAADVLSEVRFPQEVWDEMEALKRDDPARYEHAVWTAVVSARLFRSALGTAPGLARLVGGALTHDLGMRHAALRLRFKREFLTRAEALSLEDHPLLGALLLASVLGDAPAVHAALLHHTRAGFGYPRVQGKPPLRGLDLVSVASAFAALVSPRSYRAQPFNARGAIDQLLEEAGAGHFDARAVRLLIHCLRGGSGRAAELVLPRKPTGFRPPVNHHGVEPETRVSA; encoded by the coding sequence ATGGACTTCTCCCTGTCCGGCACGGTCCTGACCCGGGACCTCTTCTCGGCGGATGGTCGGCTGGTCGCATCCCGCGGCGAAATCGTCGATCTGGGCAGGCTGAAAGAGGTAGCAGCGACCGCGCCCCGCAATCTGCGCGAGCGCCCCCTCTTCGAAACCACCTGCGCCCAAAGCATTCTCGAGGCGTTCGAGGTCCCCTCGCTGCAGTACCTCGTGGGCAGCGAGAACGTGCGCGCCCTCGCGGCGGACGTGTTGTCGGAGGTGCGATTCCCGCAGGAAGTGTGGGACGAGATGGAAGCGCTCAAGCGCGACGATCCCGCCCGCTACGAGCATGCCGTCTGGACGGCGGTCGTCTCCGCGCGGCTGTTCCGCAGCGCGCTGGGAACCGCTCCCGGTCTTGCCCGCCTGGTGGGCGGCGCGCTCACGCACGACCTCGGAATGCGGCATGCGGCGCTTCGCCTTCGCTTCAAGCGGGAGTTCCTGACGCGCGCAGAGGCGTTGTCTCTGGAGGATCATCCGCTGCTCGGCGCGCTCCTGCTCGCCAGCGTCCTCGGCGACGCCCCCGCGGTGCACGCAGCGCTGCTTCACCACACCCGCGCTGGATTCGGCTACCCGCGCGTGCAGGGCAAGCCGCCCCTGCGCGGCCTCGACCTCGTTTCCGTGGCCAGCGCCTTCGCAGCGCTCGTGTCGCCCCGTTCCTATCGGGCGCAGCCGTTCAACGCGCGCGGCGCGATCGACCAGCTGCTCGAGGAGGCCGGCGCCGGTCATTTCGACGCGCGCGCCGTCCGGCTGCTAATCCATTGCCTGCGCGGCGGGAGCGGAAGGGCGGCCGAGCTGGTGCTGCCGCGCAAGCCCACCGGCTTCCGGCCTCCCGTGAACCACCACGGCGTCGAGCCGGAAACGCGCGTCTCCGCCTGA
- a CDS encoding RNA polymerase sigma factor, with the protein MAQERTDEELLAAYQQGDPEAFESLLRRYRAPLFTFLLRMLGDREKAEDLAQETFLRIVKGASDWEHRARFQTWLFTIARNLCVDQSRRDRFRRADSLDAEGRDGEPPMVESVPGTGIDPERGAASARIRPLLQEALLSLPAEQREVFILREQAGVPFREIAEMIGVNENTVKSRMRYALEALRKALAAAGVTEEAVTEEPVPGIGLGRA; encoded by the coding sequence ATGGCACAGGAACGCACCGACGAGGAGCTGCTGGCCGCATACCAGCAGGGCGACCCGGAGGCCTTCGAGAGCCTCCTGCGGCGCTATCGCGCCCCGTTGTTCACGTTCCTCTTGCGAATGCTGGGCGACCGGGAAAAGGCTGAGGATCTGGCGCAGGAGACGTTCCTGCGCATCGTCAAGGGCGCTTCCGACTGGGAGCACCGCGCCCGCTTCCAGACGTGGCTCTTCACCATCGCCCGCAATCTGTGCGTGGACCAGTCGCGGCGCGATCGGTTCCGCCGCGCCGACAGCCTCGACGCCGAAGGGAGGGACGGGGAGCCTCCGATGGTCGAGTCGGTGCCGGGCACCGGGATCGATCCCGAGCGGGGTGCCGCCAGCGCGCGGATCCGGCCGCTGCTGCAGGAGGCGCTCTTGTCGCTGCCCGCGGAACAGCGCGAAGTCTTCATCCTTCGCGAGCAGGCAGGAGTGCCATTCCGCGAGATTGCGGAGATGATCGGGGTGAACGAAAACACCGTGAAGAGCCGGATGCGCTATGCCCTGGAGGCCTTGCGCAAGGCGCTCGCGGCCGCGGGCGTAACCGAAGAGGCGGTGACGGAGGAGCCGGTGCCAGGCATCGGACTGGGGAGGGCATGA
- a CDS encoding PilZ domain-containing protein yields MAGRQRLLPAWHVRPERRRHPVRSPLRVREHDRHRLWAGGGRPFPAGGQQEQPGLRRAACRSRRAPVHAQRHDQLHDPLPRRRRHRRPGNARGSRGCFRRCDHGLQLDEHHLFRDWPPVRAGRRIRLRSQPDARLKSKIRPAVRDAVEHGGAARLHRPGGGRLPDVGAGPAVAQRAESGRVPPAPYARAVERQPAMLLKVRFAALPQLQSHLRIVEGRTVFFFREASPRLIGGDRVIVEFSIANSEQLSTLRGMVLGRVDVKDASQTGAWIEFPDTKLARRLERGSSALATRRHQRVICDVLVEVREGAHSFVARMMDVSLGGARILGATAPRIGTMPLRAGATVRMKIVGAVAPFPDELGRADVVRTDNNTGELAVRWVRSDPVARVASLKLFEAVRRSWTQAQEMIHTPPCCGNGQVLDPPMPALRGRL; encoded by the coding sequence ATGGCCGGGCGTCAGCGTCTCCTACCTGCATGGCACGTCCGACCGGAGCGACGTCGGCATCCGGTTCGATCTCCTCTACGGGTACGAGAACACGACCGACACCGCCTTTGGGCTGGGGGCGGACGTCCCTTTCCGGCTGGTGGTCAACAGGAGCAACCGGGTCTCCGTCGCGCTGCATGTCGATCCCGGCGTGCGCCTGTACACGCGCAACGGCATGACCAACTTCATGACCCGCTTCCCCGTCGGCGGCGCCATCGGCGTCCAGGCAACGCCCGAGGTTCGCGTGGCTGCTTCCGCCGATGTGACCATGGCCTTCAACTGGACGAACACCACCTTTTTCGAGATTGGCCCCCAGTTCGGGCTGGCCGCCGAATACGCCTCCGATCGCAACCTGACGCTCGGCTTAAATCTAAAATTCGGCCCGCAGTTCGTGACGCTGTCGAACACGGGGGCGCAGCTCGCCTTCACCGCCCAGGTGGTGGTCGGCTACCGGATGTAGGCGCGGGTCCGGCCGTTGCGCAGCGGGCGGAATCTGGACGCGTTCCGCCCGCGCCGTACGCTCGCGCCGTGGAACGGCAACCGGCCATGCTGCTCAAGGTCCGGTTCGCCGCCCTGCCACAGCTGCAGAGTCATCTGCGCATCGTCGAAGGCCGCACGGTCTTCTTCTTTCGCGAGGCGTCGCCGCGGTTGATCGGCGGGGACCGCGTGATCGTCGAGTTCTCCATCGCCAATAGCGAGCAGCTGAGCACGTTGCGCGGGATGGTGCTGGGCCGCGTGGACGTCAAGGACGCCTCGCAGACCGGGGCGTGGATCGAGTTCCCGGACACGAAGCTGGCGAGGCGCCTGGAGCGCGGCTCCTCGGCGCTTGCGACACGCCGGCATCAGCGGGTGATCTGCGACGTTCTGGTCGAGGTGCGTGAGGGCGCGCACTCGTTCGTTGCCCGGATGATGGACGTGAGCCTCGGCGGCGCGCGGATCCTCGGGGCGACGGCGCCGCGCATCGGGACCATGCCGCTGCGCGCGGGAGCCACGGTGAGGATGAAGATCGTCGGCGCCGTGGCGCCGTTTCCCGACGAGCTCGGACGCGCCGACGTGGTGCGCACAGACAACAACACCGGCGAGCTCGCGGTCCGGTGGGTGCGCAGCGATCCCGTGGCGAGGGTGGCGTCCCTGAAGCTCTTCGAGGCGGTGCGGCGGTCCTGGACGCAGGCGCAGGAAATGATCCACACGCCGCCGTGCTGCGGGAACGGACAGGTGCTCGATCCTCCGATGCCGGCGCTCCGCGGACGACTTTGA
- the cpaB gene encoding Flp pilus assembly protein CpaB, translating to MLSGKNPLLIALALGLLAGATAWGAIRSREQKVRDRWQTVNVLCAKVDVAEGTELTESMVAFKEMPATFVTESFIRTDEHGAVERHSPVGQRVMVPLKAGDPILASHFESARETDLASLITPKGRAVTIDVQEKNAVGLWVRPNDHVDVIGSFRDPQTQQLRTMTLLQNVVVLATGRITANSMYVAEEDKRFATVTVLALPEEAEMLTLAQELGTLTLLLRNPDDLDSQEKRSVVDQKVLFTGDRASELQQKRYRTIQIIRGNRSDAVSPREP from the coding sequence GTGCTCTCGGGCAAGAACCCTCTCCTCATTGCGCTCGCTCTCGGCCTGCTCGCGGGCGCCACGGCATGGGGCGCCATCCGTTCGCGGGAACAGAAGGTCCGCGACCGCTGGCAGACCGTCAATGTCCTCTGCGCCAAGGTGGACGTCGCCGAGGGGACCGAGCTGACGGAATCGATGGTCGCTTTCAAGGAGATGCCGGCGACCTTCGTCACCGAATCCTTCATCCGGACGGACGAGCACGGAGCGGTGGAGCGGCACTCCCCCGTCGGGCAGCGCGTGATGGTGCCGTTGAAGGCGGGCGACCCCATCCTGGCCAGCCATTTCGAGTCCGCGCGCGAGACGGACCTGGCGTCGCTGATCACGCCGAAGGGGCGCGCGGTGACCATCGACGTGCAGGAAAAGAATGCGGTCGGGCTCTGGGTTCGTCCCAACGACCACGTCGACGTGATCGGCAGCTTCCGCGATCCACAGACGCAGCAGCTACGGACCATGACGCTGCTGCAGAACGTGGTGGTGCTCGCCACGGGGCGCATCACGGCGAACTCCATGTACGTCGCCGAGGAGGACAAGAGATTCGCAACGGTCACGGTGCTGGCGCTCCCCGAAGAGGCGGAGATGCTCACTCTCGCCCAGGAGCTGGGCACGCTGACCTTGCTGTTGCGCAACCCCGACGACCTCGACTCCCAGGAGAAGCGAAGCGTGGTCGATCAGAAGGTGCTCTTCACGGGTGACCGCGCGAGCGAGCTGCAGCAGAAGCGGTACCGCACCATCCAGATCATCCGCGGGAACCGGAGCGATGCCGTTTCCCCGAGGGAGCCCTGA
- a CDS encoding iron-containing redox enzyme family protein: MLQERLLRILERKNHWAWPWFGEGRVSLQRLLPHFQQEWELYVRDFPQLLARVMGHSNTPQDARAMLAANIYEEQTGGISGATSHPELFLRMMEGCGFSRSDFNDVKLLPAASSYRIFINEASGPDHWVVGAAVLTIFVEGNVHERRELEKTSPDSDAEIDAAIRQHPLVRIHRVDPKFLELQRVHKKVEGGHRLDAWKMVIGHTPPTLEDRVVQMVETALERWLAYRDDVASACGITR, from the coding sequence GTGCTCCAGGAACGCCTGCTCCGCATCCTCGAACGCAAGAACCACTGGGCGTGGCCCTGGTTTGGCGAAGGGCGCGTGTCGCTCCAACGCCTGCTGCCGCACTTCCAGCAGGAGTGGGAGCTATACGTCCGCGACTTCCCGCAGCTTCTCGCGCGGGTCATGGGTCATTCGAATACACCGCAGGACGCGCGCGCGATGCTGGCCGCCAACATCTACGAGGAGCAGACCGGCGGCATCAGCGGGGCGACGTCGCATCCGGAGCTGTTCCTTCGGATGATGGAGGGCTGCGGGTTCAGCCGGTCGGATTTCAACGACGTCAAACTGCTTCCCGCCGCGAGCAGCTATCGGATATTCATCAACGAGGCGAGCGGACCCGATCACTGGGTGGTCGGCGCGGCGGTGCTGACGATCTTCGTCGAGGGAAACGTGCACGAGCGGCGGGAGCTGGAGAAGACGAGTCCGGATTCCGATGCCGAAATCGACGCCGCCATCCGGCAGCATCCGCTGGTACGGATCCACCGGGTCGATCCGAAGTTTCTCGAGCTCCAGCGGGTGCACAAGAAAGTAGAAGGCGGTCACCGCCTGGATGCCTGGAAGATGGTGATCGGCCACACGCCGCCGACGTTGGAGGACCGTGTGGTCCAGATGGTCGAGACGGCTCTCGAGCGGTGGCTCGCGTATCGCGACGACGTCGCGAGCGCCTGCGGCATTACGCGATAA
- a CDS encoding flippase-like domain-containing protein encodes MRALKLFARTVLSLAMSAVFVWLSLRHTDVRAVGRAMASADPVRLVAYVGMLLVIHLVRTVRWGLLLKPLGEVSFKRLNSASAVGWMLLVLLPLRLGEFARPLLIARPPAGGGQQLRRSGALASIVVERIVDGITIGLLGILCLRMLGQSASGRYFEFAKSASVLVALGFLTLCAALVLAVFFHDRAVALAERLLQPLSPRLAARATGMLDAFISAVHLGSGWRLVLFFALTTLYWTLTAAALGILARGFGFNSLTPLMLAVMLTIQVVGAMVPAGPGMVGTMQFFTQAGLSLFDAGGFSARGAAFANTVWLLQFVVQVGLGVTFLVAGHVSLKGLFGAAAAEGEATAPAAS; translated from the coding sequence ATGCGGGCCTTGAAGCTTTTCGCGCGCACCGTGCTGTCGCTGGCGATGAGCGCTGTCTTCGTCTGGCTCTCCCTGCGCCACACCGACGTCCGCGCGGTGGGCCGGGCGATGGCCTCCGCGGACCCTGTCCGCCTCGTCGCATACGTCGGCATGCTGCTCGTCATCCATCTGGTCCGCACGGTGCGCTGGGGATTGCTCTTGAAGCCGCTCGGCGAGGTGTCCTTCAAGCGGCTGAATTCCGCGAGCGCAGTGGGGTGGATGCTCCTGGTGCTCCTCCCGCTCCGGCTCGGGGAGTTCGCCCGCCCGCTGCTGATCGCTCGCCCACCGGCGGGTGGAGGTCAGCAATTGCGCCGCAGCGGGGCGCTCGCCTCCATCGTGGTCGAGCGCATCGTCGATGGAATCACCATCGGGCTGCTCGGGATCCTCTGCCTGCGCATGCTCGGACAGTCGGCGTCGGGCCGTTACTTCGAGTTCGCCAAGAGCGCTTCGGTGCTGGTCGCGCTCGGCTTCCTCACGCTCTGCGCCGCGCTGGTCCTCGCGGTCTTCTTCCACGACCGCGCGGTTGCGCTTGCCGAGCGACTGCTCCAGCCGCTCTCGCCGCGCCTCGCCGCGCGCGCGACGGGGATGCTGGACGCCTTCATCTCCGCCGTCCACCTCGGGTCCGGCTGGCGGCTGGTCCTGTTCTTCGCGTTGACGACCCTGTACTGGACGCTGACCGCAGCCGCCCTCGGCATTCTCGCCCGCGGCTTCGGCTTCAACTCGCTGACGCCGTTGATGCTCGCGGTGATGCTCACCATCCAGGTGGTCGGCGCGATGGTGCCGGCGGGGCCGGGCATGGTGGGCACGATGCAGTTCTTCACGCAGGCGGGGCTGTCGCTCTTCGACGCCGGAGGCTTCTCCGCCCGCGGCGCCGCGTTCGCAAATACGGTGTGGCTCCTGCAGTTCGTCGTGCAGGTCGGCCTGGGCGTGACCTTCCTCGTCGCCGGCCACGTTTCGCTGAAGGGGCTGTTCGGCGCGGCCGCGGCAGAGGGCGAAGCCACGGCGCCGGCGGCTTCTTGA
- a CDS encoding general secretion pathway protein GspE encodes MRIRIGDLLVKAGVITELQLKAALAEQQQWGGKLGDILVRMEFLTEEVLVRALSKQTGIARADLSGDGDKSALATVPADTAEEFGVVPVGLKDQGRTLVVAMSDPLNISATDHLVSLTGGRKIETQLAGASAIRNAISRWYRGEELLGDEQTGGMKIVNNAGNTVVDMPSARKVSSAKTKSTPAPTAPARQSAVEVLRGVEETQRRSVAALKAMVELLIEKGVFSRDEYLARVKR; translated from the coding sequence ATGCGGATCCGGATCGGCGACCTGCTCGTCAAGGCAGGCGTGATCACCGAGCTCCAGCTCAAGGCCGCGCTCGCGGAGCAGCAGCAGTGGGGCGGCAAGCTCGGGGACATTCTCGTCCGGATGGAATTCCTCACCGAGGAAGTCCTGGTCCGCGCACTTTCCAAGCAGACGGGGATCGCCCGCGCCGATTTGAGCGGCGACGGCGACAAGTCGGCGCTCGCCACGGTACCTGCGGATACCGCGGAGGAATTCGGGGTCGTTCCCGTGGGCCTCAAGGACCAGGGGAGGACGCTGGTGGTGGCGATGAGCGATCCGCTCAACATCAGCGCGACCGACCACCTCGTCTCGCTCACGGGAGGAAGAAAGATCGAGACGCAGCTGGCCGGCGCCAGCGCCATCCGCAACGCCATCTCGCGCTGGTATCGCGGCGAGGAGCTCCTCGGCGACGAGCAGACGGGCGGCATGAAGATCGTGAACAACGCCGGAAACACCGTCGTCGACATGCCCAGCGCGCGGAAGGTATCGTCGGCAAAGACAAAATCGACACCGGCGCCCACCGCTCCTGCCCGCCAGAGCGCGGTCGAGGTCCTCCGCGGCGTGGAAGAGACGCAGCGCAGGTCGGTGGCCGCGCTGAAGGCAATGGTCGAGCTGCTCATCGAAAAGGGCGTCTTCTCGCGCGACGAATATCTCGCGCGGGTGAAGCGGTAG
- the yacG gene encoding DNA gyrase inhibitor YacG, with amino-acid sequence MPRCPSCRAQAKPREENPAFPFCSARCRALDLARWFTGSYRVPGPQADAPPQKPDEDDKQ; translated from the coding sequence ATGCCCCGATGTCCGAGCTGCCGCGCGCAGGCGAAGCCGCGGGAGGAGAACCCGGCGTTTCCCTTCTGCTCCGCTCGCTGCCGTGCGCTCGATCTCGCGCGCTGGTTCACCGGCTCGTACCGGGTGCCCGGCCCGCAGGCGGACGCGCCGCCGCAGAAGCCCGACGAGGACGACAAACAGTAG